In bacterium, a single window of DNA contains:
- the secA gene encoding preprotein translocase subunit SecA yields MANFLTSIAGILGSHNERVVKKILPTVEKINKVFNTLQTLTDEELQHKTIEFRERIKAGETVDDLLPEAYAVVKDACRRLVGRRWIVTDREWEWNMVPFDVQLIGAIVLHQGKISEMATGEGKTLVATMPLYLNSLTGYGCHLVTVNDYLANRDSQWMGGVFNFLGVSVGCIQNGMSPQERKPHYDCDITYGTNNEFGFDYLRDNMVWRLEDKVQRGHNYAIVDEVDSVLIDEARTPLIISGAVEHVINREYARLKPTVERMVHKQTLFCNQLVAEAEKLLGEEKEEEAGKKLFIVQKGSPKNNRLMKLKKEGKILKLLEVTEKKLIGGELAQKTSIKKEETEIHKLEEQLYYTIDEKGNSVNITEKGRENIAPGNQDFFTLPDLFYELPIIDKNQALSPREKFVAKQAMERSYAEKSESLHAINQLLKAYSLFEKDVDYVTQENKVIIVDEFTGRLMPGRRYSDGLHQALEAKEGVRVESETQTFATITLQNYFKMYEKLAGMTGTAMTEAKEFFDIYKLEVINIPTNRPIRRIEYQDAIYKTRREKYDAIIKEVEEMNKLGRPVLLGTTSVDVSETLSRMLNRKGIAHQVLNAKQHQREAEVVSLAGQKGRVTIATNMAGRGTDIKLTDDVIHCPRCCIGCSDDCSKCPTGTKKEKCAEALPCGLHIIGSERHEARRIDRQLKGRCARQGDPGSSKFYLSLEDNLMRLFGSDRIAGAMDRWGPKENEPIEHKLITRAIEGAQKRVEMWNFDIRKHALEYDNVLNYQRDATYGLRDEILEGKDLSEKAKARIDEAINTIIDTYVEGDNPEKWDWEGFSRELRTTFMFDFRISEEEKVQTDKKDLQGKLTDAILNLYAMREQQIGADTMRDLEKQVMLHVIDKNWRDHLYELDALKEGIGLRGYAQRDPLIEYKREAFQYFEEFLGNVNKETVRNLFALRLRTEAEQKADENAQLQAKAVKEEVAAMNVANANAQAPTPAIVERHRNMGSGFGGIQGRHEMPQEQPTVVTFKRNDDKVGRNDPCPCGSGKKYKNCCGKVG; encoded by the coding sequence ATGGCTAATTTTTTAACCTCCATAGCTGGTATACTCGGGTCCCACAATGAAAGAGTTGTTAAAAAAATATTACCTACCGTAGAAAAAATTAATAAAGTCTTTAATACCCTGCAAACTCTCACCGATGAAGAACTTCAACATAAAACTATCGAATTTAGAGAACGAATTAAAGCCGGCGAAACAGTAGACGATTTGCTCCCGGAAGCTTATGCCGTCGTGAAAGACGCCTGCAGAAGGCTTGTCGGCAGAAGATGGATAGTTACGGACAGGGAATGGGAATGGAATATGGTTCCCTTTGATGTTCAGCTTATCGGCGCGATAGTTTTACATCAGGGGAAAATTTCTGAAATGGCTACAGGTGAAGGGAAAACCCTCGTCGCCACTATGCCGTTGTATCTTAACTCACTTACGGGTTACGGATGTCATCTTGTAACCGTAAATGATTACCTTGCAAACAGAGACAGCCAGTGGATGGGTGGAGTATTTAATTTTCTCGGCGTTTCCGTAGGATGCATACAGAATGGAATGAGTCCGCAAGAAAGAAAACCGCATTACGACTGCGATATTACTTATGGCACCAATAATGAATTCGGGTTCGATTATCTTAGAGACAATATGGTTTGGAGACTTGAAGACAAAGTCCAGCGCGGGCACAATTATGCCATCGTAGATGAAGTTGACTCCGTTCTTATTGATGAAGCAAGAACACCACTTATAATTTCCGGCGCAGTTGAACATGTCATAAATCGGGAATATGCAAGACTTAAACCTACTGTTGAACGTATGGTTCACAAACAAACTCTTTTCTGTAACCAATTGGTAGCCGAAGCCGAAAAATTATTAGGTGAAGAAAAGGAAGAAGAGGCTGGGAAAAAATTATTTATTGTCCAAAAAGGCTCTCCTAAAAACAATAGGTTAATGAAACTTAAAAAAGAAGGCAAAATATTAAAATTACTTGAAGTTACGGAAAAAAAATTAATTGGCGGAGAACTTGCACAGAAAACAAGCATCAAAAAAGAAGAAACCGAAATCCATAAATTAGAGGAGCAGCTTTATTATACTATAGACGAGAAAGGGAATTCCGTAAACATAACGGAAAAAGGCAGGGAAAACATTGCTCCGGGGAATCAGGATTTCTTCACATTGCCGGACTTGTTCTATGAACTGCCTATCATAGATAAGAACCAGGCATTATCTCCAAGAGAAAAATTTGTTGCTAAACAGGCAATGGAAAGAAGTTATGCCGAGAAATCGGAGAGTTTGCACGCGATAAACCAATTATTAAAAGCATATTCTTTGTTTGAAAAAGACGTAGATTACGTCACACAGGAAAATAAAGTCATAATCGTTGACGAATTTACCGGCAGACTTATGCCGGGCAGAAGATACTCGGATGGCTTGCACCAGGCGCTTGAAGCCAAAGAAGGGGTGCGAGTCGAATCCGAAACCCAAACTTTCGCTACAATTACTTTACAAAATTACTTCAAAATGTACGAAAAACTGGCAGGTATGACGGGAACCGCGATGACCGAAGCTAAAGAATTTTTTGATATTTATAAATTGGAAGTCATTAATATTCCAACTAACCGACCGATAAGAAGAATCGAATACCAGGACGCCATATACAAAACAAGACGCGAAAAATACGACGCCATTATAAAAGAAGTAGAAGAAATGAATAAGTTGGGAAGACCTGTCCTGCTTGGGACTACTTCCGTTGATGTCTCGGAAACGTTATCCCGTATGCTTAACCGTAAAGGGATAGCTCACCAGGTATTAAATGCAAAGCAACACCAGAGAGAAGCTGAAGTGGTCTCTTTAGCGGGACAAAAGGGTAGAGTTACCATCGCCACAAATATGGCAGGTAGAGGAACGGATATCAAACTAACCGATGACGTTATACATTGCCCAAGATGTTGTATAGGTTGTTCGGATGATTGTTCCAAGTGTCCTACAGGCACGAAAAAAGAAAAATGCGCGGAAGCGCTTCCTTGCGGATTGCACATAATAGGAAGCGAAAGGCACGAAGCCCGCAGAATTGACCGCCAGCTTAAAGGAAGATGCGCAAGACAAGGCGACCCGGGAAGCTCAAAGTTTTATCTTTCTCTGGAAGATAATTTAATGCGATTGTTTGGCTCTGACAGGATTGCCGGCGCTATGGACAGATGGGGACCTAAAGAAAACGAACCTATTGAACATAAACTCATTACCCGCGCAATCGAAGGCGCACAAAAAAGAGTTGAAATGTGGAACTTTGACATTAGAAAACATGCACTTGAATATGACAACGTCCTGAACTATCAGAGAGATGCGACATACGGCCTCAGAGATGAAATACTGGAAGGCAAAGACCTTTCCGAAAAAGCAAAAGCACGGATTGATGAAGCCATAAATACAATAATAGATACTTATGTGGAAGGCGATAACCCTGAAAAATGGGACTGGGAAGGTTTTTCGAGAGAGTTACGAACCACTTTTATGTTTGATTTTAGGATTTCTGAAGAAGAAAAAGTACAAACTGATAAAAAAGACTTACAAGGAAAACTAACGGATGCTATATTAAATTTATATGCTATGAGAGAACAACAAATTGGAGCAGATACTATGCGTGACCTGGAAAAACAGGTTATGTTACACGTCATAGATAAAAATTGGAGAGACCATTTGTACGAACTGGATGCTCTTAAAGAAGGTATCGGTTTACGAGGATATGCTCAAAGAGACCCCTTGATTGAATATAAAAGAGAAGCTTTCCAATATTTCGAAGAATTTCTTGGTAACGTAAATAAAGAAACCGTCAGAAATCTATTCGCTCTTAGATTAAGAACAGAAGCAGAACAAAAGGCAGATGAAAATGCTCAATTACAGGCAAAAGCCGTTAAAGAAGAAGTTGCCGCTATGAACGTAGCCAACGCTAACGCTCAAGCTCCAACACCTGCTATAGTTGAACGTCATAGAAATATGGGCAGTGGATTTGGCGGTATACAGGGCAGACATGAAATGCCACAAGAACAACCAACTGTAGTTACTTTCAAGAGAAATGATGATAAAGTAGGCAGGAATGACCCTTGCCCTTGTGGTTCAGGTAAAAAATATAAAAATTGTTGTGGAAAAGTTGGATAA
- a CDS encoding ACT domain-containing protein, producing the protein MSNSKIEVKIDKASPFILLSSVLNKPGVGVKICSTLSEHNINIESLNVFSVPGKDKVDVLVEVEETDLAEATYFLGRLAKEIQMQGLLYPNVYVEELVTIVLCGGNLAQKKGIAATIFNIFNDRNMNVWAFSANKAGEIRIWVDKKAIEEFPNITKDLSEELNKE; encoded by the coding sequence ATGTCCAATTCTAAAATAGAAGTAAAAATAGATAAAGCGTCTCCTTTTATTTTGTTATCTTCGGTTTTGAACAAACCCGGCGTCGGAGTTAAAATTTGCAGCACACTGTCGGAACATAACATAAACATCGAATCATTAAATGTCTTCAGTGTCCCGGGGAAAGATAAGGTAGATGTTTTAGTAGAGGTTGAGGAAACGGATTTGGCAGAAGCTACTTATTTCCTTGGCAGGCTTGCAAAAGAAATCCAGATGCAGGGGCTGCTTTATCCTAATGTTTATGTTGAGGAATTAGTTACCATCGTATTATGTGGAGGGAACCTCGCCCAGAAAAAAGGAATAGCCGCAACCATATTCAATATTTTTAATGACAGAAATATGAATGTATGGGCATTCAGCGCAAATAAAGCAGGCGAAATAAGAATATGGGTGGATAAAAAAGCCATTGAGGAGTTCCCCAACATAACAAAAGACCTGTCAGAGGAGTTAAATAAAGAATAA
- a CDS encoding FlgD immunoglobulin-like domain containing protein — MRRLFWIICFCAVVPLTSYGSGILKLVDMWWTPSDANTGNIADKYVTVTNTGDKCVNNASLRLSLASYGFYLQYSDVISDTLAFLCPGDTVTLLYKEAHRCNEKITWDTIPVYSLPIFSVHYQACPIELDSSYSYPFWVGHPDTTSPDSIKVLLTIDYPDSAKCWVGVSPNPVTVPPHDSALVSLTLVDSAYHDSTGVDGRPIYVEGTATSKKGDTIGLTQGAMVHQKYMLGDIDWGGWKYRAVENYYGLAAWGNRSIDNSTIVMRGNYNFITNGGTLSLNCVSLYADTLNPSAFYGLVVASTGGLDAKYLYIDDASTGPGSDNGALEIYSTNVNLRKSWIHNARHTGIKITKSTPNIAYCRIDSAECGILIDTCSPVLNNLIINDCNTDIRVRKGNPKFISCEFDPTKTDISLGDSISTLRTLYLKVFNGSLPEKDVNVVIKNVNGDTVCVCVTNTYGRIDRSLLEYLKYKDGGGLHDVYYAPYTISLKKNGFYEADTSVSFAGKDLYVAFDISSFAVEENTNIPDDYNLSLTSVNSTSSKYTFSYALPKTGNVKVCVYNVLGQKIATLENKDRKAGVYKVIWNGKNMSGKNCSSGAYFVRMNTGEISRSLQFVLVR, encoded by the coding sequence ATGAGACGACTTTTTTGGATTATATGTTTTTGTGCCGTTGTTCCCCTAACTTCTTATGGTTCTGGCATTTTGAAACTCGTTGATATGTGGTGGACGCCTTCAGATGCTAATACCGGCAACATCGCAGATAAATATGTAACGGTTACTAATACCGGCGATAAATGTGTGAATAACGCTTCATTGAGGTTGTCTTTAGCCAGCTATGGATTCTATCTCCAATATAGCGATGTTATTAGTGACACTCTCGCTTTTTTATGTCCCGGGGATACAGTTACACTTTTATATAAAGAAGCCCATAGATGTAATGAGAAGATTACTTGGGATACTATCCCTGTCTACTCACTCCCTATCTTTTCGGTTCATTACCAAGCCTGTCCGATAGAGTTGGATTCCTCATATAGTTACCCGTTCTGGGTTGGTCACCCCGATACTACTTCCCCTGATTCAATCAAGGTCCTTCTCACTATTGATTATCCCGATAGTGCAAAGTGTTGGGTTGGGGTTTCTCCAAATCCTGTTACAGTTCCGCCTCATGATTCTGCGTTAGTGTCTTTAACACTTGTAGATAGTGCTTATCATGACTCAACAGGTGTAGACGGGAGACCGATATATGTTGAAGGAACTGCTACAAGTAAAAAGGGAGACACTATTGGACTTACACAAGGAGCTATGGTACATCAAAAGTATATGCTTGGAGATATAGACTGGGGTGGTTGGAAATATCGTGCAGTAGAAAATTATTATGGATTAGCTGCTTGGGGAAATAGGAGTATAGACAATTCTACGATTGTTATGCGTGGCAACTATAATTTTATAACAAACGGAGGAACTCTTAGTTTGAACTGTGTTTCTTTATACGCTGACACATTAAACCCCAGTGCCTTTTATGGTTTGGTTGTAGCCTCCACCGGAGGCTTGGATGCGAAATATCTCTACATAGATGATGCCTCAACAGGACCCGGGAGTGATAACGGAGCTTTGGAAATATATTCTACCAATGTAAACTTAAGAAAATCATGGATACACAATGCGCGACATACCGGAATCAAAATAACTAAATCTACTCCCAATATTGCATATTGCCGTATTGATAGCGCAGAATGCGGCATTTTGATTGATACCTGTTCCCCTGTCCTCAATAATCTAATTATCAATGATTGTAATACGGATATTCGTGTTCGTAAAGGAAATCCAAAATTCATAAGCTGTGAGTTTGACCCAACTAAAACGGATATTAGTCTCGGTGACAGCATAAGCACGCTTCGCACTCTGTATCTGAAAGTATTTAACGGTAGTTTACCTGAGAAAGATGTAAATGTAGTTATTAAAAATGTGAACGGCGATACTGTATGCGTATGCGTTACAAATACTTATGGTCGTATTGACCGGTCGTTACTGGAGTATTTGAAATATAAAGATGGTGGTGGATTACACGATGTTTATTATGCTCCTTACACTATTTCCCTCAAAAAAAATGGATTCTACGAAGCCGATACCTCTGTGAGCTTTGCTGGAAAGGATTTGTATGTTGCCTTTGACATCAGCTCATTTGCAGTAGAGGAGAATACAAATATACCTGACGACTACAACTTATCTCTCACAAGTGTAAATTCTACATCTTCTAAATACACATTCTCGTATGCTTTACCTAAGACTGGCAATGTTAAAGTTTGCGTATATAACGTCCTGGGGCAGAAAATAGCTACTCTGGAAAATAAGGACAGGAAAGCAGGAGTGTATAAGGTTATATGGAATGGGAAAAATATGTCCGGTAAAAATTGCTCAAGTGGCGCTTACTTTGTTCGTATGAATACTGGCGAAATTTCCCGCTCATTACAATTTGTATTAGTCCGTTAG
- a CDS encoding diacylglycerol/polyprenol kinase family protein, which produces MLKTSEMRRQVFHVSAGVLILLLIKYGILNPARIFIVLVFGIILSIIAKKVKIPIIHWFLLKFERKEELKRFPGRGVIYFFAGTLLVLMLFPADIAYASIMILALGDSISHIAGIRIGKFKHPLSKEKLIEGTLVGTLFAFIGAMFFVSPLEALLASVGAMTAEVVEFRMNEQTVDDNLIVPLVAGTIIFLVRTYVMPLF; this is translated from the coding sequence ATGCTTAAAACTTCGGAAATGAGAAGGCAGGTGTTTCACGTATCCGCAGGTGTTTTAATTTTACTCCTTATAAAATACGGCATACTTAATCCTGCAAGGATATTCATTGTCCTTGTCTTCGGAATTATACTTTCCATAATAGCTAAAAAAGTTAAAATCCCGATAATACACTGGTTCCTTCTGAAATTTGAAAGAAAAGAAGAGTTAAAGAGATTTCCCGGCAGAGGCGTGATTTACTTTTTTGCCGGTACATTGCTCGTTTTAATGCTTTTCCCCGCAGATATCGCTTATGCATCAATAATGATACTTGCACTTGGAGATTCGATATCCCATATTGCAGGCATACGCATTGGAAAATTCAAACACCCGCTTAGCAAGGAAAAACTAATAGAAGGAACACTCGTAGGAACGCTTTTTGCTTTTATCGGGGCAATGTTTTTTGTTTCTCCGCTTGAAGCGCTACTTGCAAGTGTTGGCGCAATGACGGCTGAAGTCGTAGAATTCAGAATGAACGAACAAACGGTAGACGATAACTTGATAGTTCCTCTTGTCGCTGGAACTATTATATTCCTGGTCAGGACTTACGTGATGCCGTTATTCTAA
- a CDS encoding T9SS type A sorting domain-containing protein codes for MGALQDLYGTGKVKVISIIKQGSASAVKPYARGNSALFLIDATGSVFNDYSIGGYPPLNYVIKQDGKVYNGMEGFSETTLKSWIDSCIITGIEDKNKELRVESTELRVIKDKIYLGVAKAMDAELKIYDLCGRIREVVYEGILEKGSYEFNAKIKMRGIYFVTLESNNYKTTRKLVMMSR; via the coding sequence TTGGGAGCGTTACAAGATTTATACGGCACAGGGAAAGTAAAAGTAATTTCGATTATCAAACAAGGGAGCGCAAGCGCAGTAAAGCCGTATGCAAGGGGGAACAGCGCTCTTTTCCTCATAGACGCCACAGGTTCCGTATTTAATGATTATTCGATAGGAGGTTATCCTCCGCTTAATTATGTAATCAAGCAGGACGGCAAGGTATATAACGGGATGGAAGGGTTTAGCGAAACGACCTTAAAAAGCTGGATAGACAGCTGTATAATAACCGGGATAGAGGATAAAAACAAAGAGTTGAGAGTAGAAAGTACAGAGTTAAGAGTTATAAAAGATAAGATTTATTTGGGTGTAGCGAAGGCGATGGATGCGGAATTAAAAATATACGATTTATGTGGGCGGATTAGGGAAGTGGTGTATGAGGGGATTTTGGAGAAGGGGAGTTATGAGTTTAATGCGAAAATAAAGATGAGAGGGATTTATTTTGTGACATTAGAAAGTAATAATTATAAAACAACCAGGAAACTGGTGATGATGTCCCGATAA
- a CDS encoding Tex-like N-terminal domain-containing protein: MQEPNYTTNISRELGLKDQQVANVLSLIDDGCTVHFIARYRKERTGNLNENVIREIIELKTKLENIYKTKVTALTAIAEQGKLTEELQNKIENAQTLVEVEDLYAPYKRKKKTKADIAREKGFDVVAQQIKDQQTINIPQELLALYPEEEIITGSKDIVSQDIADNPVLKDFVRQYYVKYGKIVSKAINPDKLDEKQKEEAYKFKIYQSFGGNVTTLKSYQTLALNRGDNLGILNVGMDKDDNFFETFRKKIIVKPDNTAPLEECVKDGYGKIFASIEREVRNILTEKANIDAIKIFQANLKELLMLKPHYGESVLAIDPGYRTGCKICILDKNASPVYFSKIFLDKKEETLQTLKTLFSKHKIDVITIGNGTASGEIFDLIKNNFDCATVLVNESGASVYSTSEAGQEEFPALDATDRGTISIGRRYVDSLSEFVKIPVISVGVGMYQHDMNQKELERKLSDAVEDVVNLVGINVNGASTYLLSYVSGLSKKDAKKIFENKPYKSREQLKKLLGKKAYEQGVGFLRVPESENVFDRTAIHPEQYKVASFIIEKMEESNLFPTYRNDMDKLYPGITNEVVLDIISNYKNAGKELRQYEGSLKLRASIKIEDLKIGDMVEGIVRNVTQFGAFVDIGLKNNALIHISQLADRFIKNPLEVVSIGEELKAKVLDIDIKNGRISLSLKH, translated from the coding sequence ATGCAAGAACCCAACTACACAACCAACATTTCCCGCGAACTCGGCTTAAAAGACCAGCAAGTCGCAAACGTCCTATCCCTCATTGACGACGGTTGCACCGTGCACTTTATCGCCCGCTACAGAAAAGAAAGAACAGGCAACCTTAATGAAAATGTAATAAGAGAAATTATCGAACTCAAAACCAAATTAGAAAATATTTACAAAACAAAAGTAACCGCATTAACCGCTATTGCCGAACAAGGTAAACTAACCGAAGAATTACAAAATAAAATCGAAAATGCCCAAACCTTAGTTGAAGTAGAAGACTTATACGCCCCTTACAAGAGAAAGAAAAAAACTAAAGCCGATATTGCCAGGGAAAAAGGTTTTGATGTCGTTGCTCAACAAATCAAAGACCAACAGACCATTAATATCCCGCAAGAACTTCTGGCACTGTATCCCGAAGAGGAAATCATAACCGGCTCAAAAGATATCGTAAGCCAGGATATTGCGGATAATCCGGTATTAAAAGATTTTGTCAGACAGTATTATGTGAAATACGGCAAAATCGTTTCTAAGGCGATAAACCCTGATAAACTTGACGAAAAACAAAAAGAGGAAGCTTATAAATTTAAGATTTACCAGAGTTTTGGCGGAAACGTTACCACCCTGAAAAGCTACCAGACGCTTGCCTTAAATAGGGGAGATAACCTTGGAATTCTAAACGTGGGTATGGATAAAGATGACAACTTTTTTGAAACGTTTCGTAAAAAGATCATCGTTAAACCCGATAATACGGCGCCTCTTGAGGAATGCGTTAAAGACGGATACGGCAAAATTTTTGCGTCTATCGAACGAGAAGTTAGAAACATCTTGACCGAAAAAGCAAACATTGATGCAATTAAGATTTTCCAGGCTAACCTGAAAGAACTGTTAATGCTAAAACCTCATTACGGAGAATCCGTTTTGGCGATTGACCCGGGTTACAGAACAGGCTGCAAAATATGTATTCTTGATAAAAATGCTTCTCCCGTTTATTTTTCAAAAATCTTTTTAGACAAGAAAGAAGAAACTCTCCAAACCCTGAAAACCTTGTTTTCAAAACATAAAATAGACGTTATTACAATTGGCAACGGCACTGCTTCGGGAGAAATATTTGACCTGATTAAAAACAATTTCGACTGCGCAACCGTGTTGGTTAACGAATCAGGCGCTTCTGTTTATTCCACTTCTGAAGCCGGTCAGGAAGAATTTCCTGCTCTTGATGCAACGGACAGGGGAACTATTTCAATCGGCAGACGTTATGTGGACAGCCTTTCCGAATTTGTAAAAATCCCCGTTATCAGCGTAGGCGTTGGAATGTACCAGCACGATATGAACCAGAAAGAGCTTGAACGAAAGTTAAGCGATGCGGTGGAAGACGTCGTAAACCTTGTCGGAATCAATGTGAACGGCGCTTCAACTTATTTGCTTTCTTATGTCTCGGGACTTAGTAAAAAAGATGCGAAAAAGATTTTCGAGAATAAACCGTATAAGTCGAGAGAACAACTGAAAAAACTTTTGGGCAAAAAAGCGTACGAACAGGGAGTCGGATTTTTAAGAGTCCCCGAAAGCGAAAACGTTTTTGACAGGACGGCGATTCATCCCGAACAATATAAAGTTGCAAGTTTTATTATTGAAAAAATGGAAGAGAGTAATTTGTTTCCGACATATAGAAACGATATGGATAAGCTGTATCCGGGTATTACAAACGAAGTCGTTCTTGATATTATCAGCAATTACAAAAATGCGGGTAAAGAATTAAGACAATACGAAGGCAGTTTAAAGTTGCGGGCGAGCATTAAAATAGAAGACTTAAAAATCGGGGATATGGTTGAAGGCATTGTGCGAAATGTAACGCAGTTCGGAGCTTTTGTCGACATAGGATTAAAGAACAATGCGCTTATCCATATCTCTCAACTTGCGGACAGATTCATTAAAAATCCGTTGGAAGTAGTTTCCATAGGAGAAGAACTAAAAGCCAAAGTCCTTGATATCGATATTAAAAACGGACGAATCAGCCTGAGCCTAAAACACTAA
- a CDS encoding FISUMP domain-containing protein, with protein MKTITIFVLLIFSITKTYAQNYQITFAGTGSSTTVDSVKVENLTQCTSLNLSGSDTLELEVTGINELDLNTVSDNTMHIYPNPMTGNCSIDFEVRLRRSKTTLNLYDITGKRILQTQDFLSKGHHTYNLSGLTSGVYLLKIKSGEYSYMAKIVSNNLSPALAGTEIKYVGITSSIDKQNTASNTGKTKSLKSDKSVINMQYTTGDRLKITGKSGIYRTVFMLIPTHSQPVTFNFVDCTDADSNHYAVVQIGTQVWMAENLKTTKYRNASSIPNVTADSSWKTLTTGAYCNYNNNPAEGDTYGRLYNWHAIADSHNMCPVGWHTPSDSEWTILTDYLGGPAGGKLKENCTTLWWSPNTGATNESGFSALPGGCRSSYHGGVFKDMGHRGYWWSATEFDAFYAWFYFLFHNFVSDCNFNLGIKEDGHSVRCVKD; from the coding sequence ATGAAAACAATTACAATATTTGTTTTGTTGATTTTTTCGATAACAAAAACCTATGCGCAGAACTATCAAATCACCTTTGCAGGAACAGGCTCAAGCACAACCGTTGATTCCGTAAAAGTAGAAAACCTGACACAATGCACAAGTTTAAATCTTAGCGGGAGCGATACATTAGAGCTTGAAGTAACGGGAATAAACGAATTGGATTTGAATACCGTTTCGGATAATACTATGCATATCTATCCAAATCCAATGACAGGGAATTGTTCCATAGATTTTGAAGTCCGCCTCAGGCGGAGCAAAACAACTCTTAACCTGTATGATATAACAGGAAAAAGAATCTTGCAAACACAGGATTTCTTATCAAAAGGTCATCACACTTACAACCTGAGCGGACTTACCAGCGGCGTATATCTTTTAAAAATAAAGTCAGGAGAATATTCCTATATGGCAAAAATAGTAAGCAATAATTTATCTCCCGCCTTGGCGGGAACCGAAATAAAATATGTTGGCATAACGTCAAGCATAGATAAGCAAAATACGGCTTCAAATACAGGAAAGACTAAGAGTTTGAAAAGCGATAAATCAGTAATAAATATGCAATATACTACAGGCGACAGGTTGAAGATAACAGGAAAATCAGGGATTTATCGTACTGTTTTTATGCTCATACCAACCCACAGCCAACCCGTAACTTTTAATTTTGTTGACTGCACGGATGCAGATAGCAATCATTATGCAGTGGTGCAAATAGGCACACAGGTATGGATGGCAGAAAATCTTAAAACCACTAAATACCGCAATGCTTCAAGTATACCTAATGTAACTGCCGACAGTTCGTGGAAGACTTTAACAACTGGAGCATATTGTAATTATAATAACAATCCGGCTGAAGGCGATACTTATGGTCGTTTATATAATTGGCATGCGATAGCAGATAGTCATAATATGTGTCCTGTTGGATGGCACACACCTTCTGATAGCGAGTGGACAATTCTTACCGATTACTTGGGTGGCCCAGCAGGTGGCAAACTGAAAGAAAATTGCACAACGCTTTGGTGGAGTCCAAACACCGGCGCAACTAATGAAAGTGGTTTTTCGGCGCTTCCGGGTGGGTGTCGCAGCAGCTACCATGGTGGTGTGTTCAAAGATATGGGACACCGCGGTTACTGGTGGTCGGCTACGGAGTTCGATGCCTTCTACGCATGGTTCTATTTCCTGTTCCATAATTTCGTTTCTGATTGCAATTTCAATCTCGGTATAAAGGAGGATGGCCATAGCGTCCGCTGCGTTAAAGATTAA
- a CDS encoding fibrobacter succinogenes major paralogous domain-containing protein — translation MKICNFASKQGQLIFIALLFIACTGKASMVEKTDKDGTPYKTIKIGNQDWMSENLNVEHYRNGDLIPQVQDADEWAKLTTGAWCYYENNTENGKTYGKLYNWYAVNDSRGLAPAGWHVPSDSEWAILTNYLGGDSLAGGKMKESDTTYWKSPNTGPTNESGFSALPGGCRGSSGKFYDMGNYAFWWSTAEVNAANAWNRHLSYISADVSRYYGSKICGYTIRCVKN, via the coding sequence ATGAAAATATGCAACTTTGCCTCAAAACAAGGACAACTAATTTTTATAGCTCTTTTATTTATAGCTTGTACCGGTAAAGCAAGTATGGTAGAAAAGACCGATAAAGACGGTACCCCCTATAAAACGATAAAAATCGGAAATCAGGATTGGATGTCGGAAAACCTAAACGTAGAACATTACCGTAATGGCGACCTAATTCCGCAAGTCCAGGACGCCGATGAATGGGCAAAATTAACTACCGGCGCATGGTGTTATTATGAAAACAATACGGAAAATGGAAAAACTTACGGCAAGTTATATAACTGGTATGCCGTAAACGACTCACGTGGTTTAGCGCCCGCAGGTTGGCACGTTCCTTCTGATTCAGAATGGGCAATCCTTACAAACTATTTGGGTGGAGATAGTTTGGCAGGCGGGAAAATGAAAGAATCAGATACGACATATTGGAAAAGCCCAAACACCGGCCCAACTAATGAAAGTGGTTTTTCGGCGCTTCCGGGTGGTTGTCGCGGCAGTAGTGGTAAGTTCTACGATATGGGAAACTACGCTTTCTGGTGGTCGACTGCGGAGGTCAATGCGGCAAACGCTTGGAACCGTCACCTGTCGTACATTAGCGCTGATGTGTCCCGTTACTATGGCTCTAAAATATGTGGCTATACCATCCGCTGCGTAAAAAATTAA